The following coding sequences lie in one Synechococcus sp. CC9902 genomic window:
- a CDS encoding HEAT repeat domain-containing protein, translating into MSASALQKAILALDRATTTSELVKATQTICGLKDLEAAPTLIKVLGFNNPAVGAVATQGLIALGRDVVPILVVNLDVGNYGARAWVVRAIATLRDPRGLDLLEHALNADIAPSVRRSATRGLAEMELEGSNVSKDFSRCCEALFKAAADDEWIVRYAAAFGLEQRFGHNSTNTGLKTQAIAHLEELSSNSEAVKVVKQRAKLALQRLQAG; encoded by the coding sequence ATGTCAGCATCTGCTCTCCAGAAGGCCATCCTTGCGTTGGACCGCGCAACAACGACCTCCGAACTCGTTAAGGCCACGCAAACCATTTGTGGCTTGAAGGATCTTGAAGCAGCACCCACGCTGATCAAAGTTCTTGGCTTCAACAATCCTGCTGTAGGAGCCGTTGCAACCCAGGGCCTGATCGCCCTTGGCCGTGATGTTGTGCCGATCCTGGTTGTGAATTTGGATGTTGGTAATTACGGCGCAAGGGCTTGGGTGGTGCGAGCCATCGCCACGCTGCGAGACCCTCGCGGACTCGACCTGCTGGAGCATGCGCTCAACGCCGACATTGCACCAAGCGTGCGCCGCTCCGCCACTCGTGGGTTGGCGGAGATGGAGCTCGAAGGTTCGAACGTCTCCAAAGATTTTTCAAGGTGTTGTGAAGCCCTGTTCAAAGCAGCTGCGGATGATGAGTGGATCGTGCGTTACGCCGCGGCCTTCGGCCTTGAGCAACGATTCGGCCACAACTCAACAAATACCGGGCTGAAAACCCAAGCCATCGCTCATTTGGAGGAGCTCAGTTCGAATTCAGAGGCTGTCAAGGTGGTGAAACAGCGGGCAAAGCTCGCGTTGCAACGTCTTCAAGCCGGATGA
- a CDS encoding low molecular weight protein-tyrosine-phosphatase: MTKTILFVCLGNICRSPAAEGVFLHLLAERNLTDQFVVDSAGTGGWHVGNPADRRMQAAANRRGIQLPSRARQISLDDLVDFDLVLTMDDANLSAVRSLSDEMGGRATAEVRPMLSFSRNFTEHEVPDPYYGGEAGFEHVLDLLEDSCSALLDELTAGE; this comes from the coding sequence ATGACCAAGACAATTCTGTTCGTCTGCCTCGGGAACATTTGCCGATCTCCCGCAGCCGAGGGGGTGTTCCTGCACTTACTCGCCGAGCGCAACCTCACCGATCAATTTGTAGTGGATTCGGCTGGAACAGGCGGATGGCATGTGGGGAACCCAGCAGATCGCCGCATGCAGGCAGCAGCCAATCGCCGAGGGATTCAGTTACCAAGTCGAGCCCGACAAATCAGTCTTGACGACCTGGTGGATTTCGATCTCGTGCTCACCATGGACGATGCCAACTTGTCAGCGGTACGAAGTTTGTCCGATGAGATGGGCGGCCGTGCCACAGCGGAGGTGAGGCCAATGCTGAGTTTTTCTCGAAACTTCACTGAACACGAAGTACCAGACCCGTACTACGGCGGTGAAGCGGGTTTCGAGCATGTCCTCGACCTCCTCGAAGACTCCTGTTCTGCGTTACTTGATGAACTCACCGCTGGGGAGTAG
- a CDS encoding bifunctional pantoate--beta-alanine ligase/(d)CMP kinase — translation MTTQQGDLQFVPTMGALHAGHGTVIRAASAMGPVLVSVFVNPLQFGPDEDLARYPRSLESDLVVAERWGAAALWAPSVEQIYPQGGERHPSTIQVPPGLQKHLCGAARPGHFDGVVTVVARLLDLVRPRQLWLGEKDWQQLVILRWLVAHLARPVIVQGVATVREADGLALSSRNQYLSPDQRRMAAALPEALHAARGDGSDPIPALRGSLSDAGFEVEYVQRVDPCTLQPCGDETAISLLAAAVRCGSTRLIDHAFLMTRQPLVAIDGPAGAGKSTVTRAFAERLGLVYLDTGAMYRSVTWLVLERGVNPSDGVAIEPLLKDLDVQLQSLPGGVQQVLVNGEDVSSAIRSPDVTASVSAVAAHRCVRQALTVQQKSMGSKGGLVAEGRDIGTAVFPHADLKVFLTATVTERARRRALDLEQRGFAVPERAELEAQIAERDRLDSTREEAPLMQADDAIELVTDGMDIDAVIEALVRLFRERVAEEAWPTPQR, via the coding sequence ATCACGACTCAGCAGGGTGATCTCCAATTTGTGCCCACGATGGGTGCTCTCCATGCTGGCCATGGAACCGTAATCCGCGCCGCGTCCGCGATGGGACCGGTCTTGGTGAGTGTGTTCGTGAATCCCCTGCAGTTCGGCCCTGACGAGGACTTGGCTCGATACCCCCGCAGTCTCGAGTCCGATTTGGTGGTGGCAGAGCGATGGGGTGCTGCAGCGCTTTGGGCACCATCGGTGGAACAGATCTACCCACAGGGGGGGGAGCGTCATCCATCAACAATTCAAGTTCCGCCTGGTCTCCAGAAGCACCTTTGTGGAGCGGCGCGACCGGGACACTTCGATGGGGTTGTGACGGTTGTGGCCAGATTGTTGGATCTGGTTCGTCCGCGCCAGCTTTGGCTTGGTGAAAAGGATTGGCAACAGCTTGTGATTCTTCGCTGGTTAGTTGCCCATTTGGCACGACCGGTGATTGTTCAAGGTGTCGCCACCGTTCGGGAGGCCGATGGACTGGCCTTGAGTTCCAGGAATCAATACCTTTCCCCTGATCAGCGACGCATGGCGGCGGCATTGCCCGAGGCATTGCATGCGGCCCGGGGAGATGGATCTGATCCGATCCCAGCACTACGGGGATCTCTTTCTGATGCAGGATTTGAGGTGGAATACGTTCAACGTGTTGATCCCTGCACGCTTCAACCCTGTGGCGATGAGACAGCAATCTCATTGCTCGCAGCTGCTGTTCGTTGTGGGTCAACGCGTTTGATTGATCATGCGTTTTTGATGACTCGCCAGCCTCTTGTTGCTATCGATGGTCCGGCTGGAGCTGGAAAAAGTACGGTCACACGGGCGTTTGCGGAGCGCCTAGGGCTCGTGTATCTCGACACGGGGGCGATGTATCGCTCAGTCACTTGGCTCGTCCTGGAGCGTGGTGTCAATCCATCGGATGGCGTCGCCATCGAACCTCTGCTTAAGGATTTAGATGTGCAGTTGCAGTCTTTGCCCGGTGGAGTGCAGCAGGTTCTTGTGAATGGAGAGGACGTGAGCAGCGCTATTCGCTCTCCAGACGTCACAGCATCGGTGTCTGCCGTCGCTGCCCATCGTTGCGTGCGTCAAGCCTTGACTGTGCAGCAGAAATCGATGGGTTCGAAGGGGGGGCTGGTGGCGGAAGGACGGGATATCGGCACCGCTGTGTTCCCCCACGCTGACCTCAAAGTGTTTTTGACGGCCACCGTGACTGAGAGAGCCCGACGTCGTGCTCTGGATTTAGAGCAGCGAGGGTTTGCGGTGCCCGAGCGGGCGGAGTTAGAAGCTCAGATCGCGGAGAGGGATCGTCTTGATAGCACTCGAGAGGAAGCACCTCTGATGCAGGCTGATGATGCCATCGAGCTTGTGACGGATGGCATGGACATTGATGCTGTGATTGAAGCTTTGGTGCGACTGTTTCGGGAACGGGTGGCCGAGGAGGCTTGGCCTACTCCCCAGCGGTGA
- a CDS encoding septal ring lytic transglycosylase RlpA family protein yields MRVPFTLLFICGAISGSATLLPVDAADFLDQGLADPIDPSDLIAPPAVIPSASIEASLTPADVKEAEESAPPLAVIPPPKIKVVPTVVRVITGEASWYGPGFFGNRTANGEVYQRGTMTAAHRTLPFGTKVRVTNLWNGRSEVIRINDRGPFVHHRVIDLGHGAASSLGLTASGIAQVRLEVLR; encoded by the coding sequence ATGCGAGTTCCTTTCACGCTGCTATTCATTTGTGGAGCGATTTCTGGCAGCGCGACCCTTCTGCCTGTCGACGCAGCGGACTTTTTAGATCAAGGGCTGGCTGATCCCATCGATCCAAGTGATCTGATTGCACCGCCTGCGGTGATTCCATCGGCATCGATTGAGGCCAGCTTGACCCCTGCTGATGTGAAAGAGGCTGAGGAATCGGCTCCTCCGCTGGCGGTCATTCCCCCACCAAAAATCAAAGTTGTGCCGACCGTGGTTCGCGTCATCACTGGGGAGGCCAGTTGGTACGGACCAGGGTTTTTTGGGAACCGCACTGCTAATGGTGAGGTGTACCAGCGGGGAACAATGACCGCAGCCCATCGGACCTTGCCGTTTGGCACCAAAGTTCGTGTCACCAATTTGTGGAATGGACGTTCGGAAGTGATTCGGATTAACGATCGTGGCCCCTTTGTGCACCACCGGGTGATTGATTTGGGCCATGGAGCCGCCAGCAGTCTTGGTTTAACTGCCTCTGGCATTGCTCAAGTTCGGCTCGAGGTATTGCGCTGA
- the purM gene encoding phosphoribosylformylglycinamidine cyclo-ligase, whose amino-acid sequence MDYKSAGVDVEAGRAFVQRIKASVEATHRPEVVGGLGGFGGLMRLPTGLRKPLLVSGTDGVGTKLELAQNHHCHHGVGIDLVAMCVNDVITSGAAPLFFLDYMATGALSPAAMAEVVEGIADGCRQSGCALLGGETAEMPGFYPQGRYDLAGFCVAVVEEDDLIDGRSISPGDQIIGIASSGVHSNGFSLVRKVLEKAGINENSQYGPDNRRLLNDLLAPTTLYASLVQELLSNAIKIHGMAHITGGGLPENLPRCLPEGMTAKIEAEAWPRSPLFQWLQSAGAIPERDLWHTFNMGIGFCLVVPKEAEQTALDVCHLNNHQAWVIGEVLKTPPGEHSALQGLPS is encoded by the coding sequence ATGGACTACAAGAGTGCAGGTGTTGATGTAGAAGCTGGACGGGCTTTTGTTCAGCGCATCAAAGCTTCGGTAGAGGCCACCCACCGCCCAGAAGTCGTGGGAGGTCTTGGCGGATTTGGCGGCCTCATGCGCCTTCCAACTGGCCTGCGCAAACCTCTTCTCGTGTCCGGAACGGACGGAGTCGGCACCAAGCTGGAACTCGCCCAAAATCATCACTGCCATCACGGGGTGGGCATTGATCTTGTTGCGATGTGCGTCAACGACGTGATTACGTCTGGGGCCGCTCCACTGTTTTTCCTCGACTACATGGCCACAGGCGCCCTAAGCCCAGCCGCCATGGCCGAAGTGGTCGAGGGAATCGCAGATGGATGCCGTCAGAGCGGTTGCGCACTTCTAGGAGGCGAAACAGCAGAAATGCCCGGGTTTTATCCCCAAGGGAGATACGACCTCGCCGGCTTCTGCGTTGCCGTCGTCGAGGAAGACGACCTCATCGATGGACGATCCATTTCCCCGGGGGATCAAATCATCGGCATCGCTAGCAGTGGTGTGCACAGCAACGGATTCAGCCTCGTCAGGAAGGTTTTAGAAAAAGCAGGCATCAACGAAAACAGCCAATACGGACCAGACAACAGACGACTCCTCAACGACCTGCTCGCGCCGACAACGCTCTACGCCTCACTTGTTCAAGAACTGCTCAGCAACGCCATCAAGATCCATGGCATGGCCCACATCACTGGCGGGGGATTGCCTGAAAATTTGCCCCGCTGTCTGCCGGAGGGAATGACGGCCAAAATCGAGGCTGAGGCATGGCCTCGATCTCCTTTATTTCAGTGGCTGCAATCCGCAGGAGCGATTCCAGAACGTGATCTTTGGCATACGTTCAACATGGGAATCGGGTTCTGCCTCGTCGTTCCAAAAGAAGCGGAACAAACTGCATTAGATGTTTGTCATTTGAACAACCATCAGGCATGGGTCATTGGTGAAGTGCTGAAGACCCCTCCAGGGGAGCATTCAGCCTTACAAGGGCTGCCCAGCTGA